In the genome of Aedes aegypti strain LVP_AGWG chromosome 2, AaegL5.0 Primary Assembly, whole genome shotgun sequence, the window tctcagcttagtattcaatgagtacttccacagttattagatGAGAGCTTTattatttgccaaagtttccattttcgcattcgtatgtcgtgtggcaggtacgatgatactctatgcccagggacgtcaagaaaatttccacaacgaaaagatcctggaccgactgggaatcgaacccagccaccttcagcatggctttgtagccgcgaactctaacaaCTCGACTTGTgccacaaatctcccaactggtggggaacgtgcctttggagccggccttctgaacaactcggctaaggaaggcccatgaTTCATTTACAGAAAGATAATGAAAAAACGTGTCTTTACAATCCATTTTGGTGAAAATGAGCCTTCCATTGAAAACAGAGACATAAATTATAATAGTGACCTGCTACCAGTCCTGTTTGATCTGTATATAAAAAAAGCTTTATCGCAAATAGCCCACCTACCTCCGGTTTATCTTCCGCTTCCTGTTGTTCGATTTCCTTGGAAAGTTTGTCCCAATCGTGCTGATGCTTCTTCACAGTTGCCTCCGGTGGAGCCATGACCGCTTCCTGTTTCTCCAACGCCTCCCAGCGGTGACCGATCAGTTTGGCCAGCTTTATTTCCACCTTGCTGGGGGAGGCTTTGTGCGAACTCTGCTCGACATTGATGGCGTCCCAAAGGTTGATCGCAATTGGCTCGATTCCGTCCGCCTTGAGATGAACCTTGCTTTGTTCGAGCGCAACAGAATAGTTTTTCTCGGCTGCATTTTTCAGCAAAACTGTTACTGTTACCATTGTATCGGTTTGGTACCAATCGTATTTCACTGTGCTGGACATTTTTAGCGTATTTTCAGTtattcggcagttgataaatgaagttaaatttcgattaaattttcGTGCTGCTCAACTCAGGAAAACATCTTTTTGTATTTTCTAGAAACGACGAAGATGGGCAAACAGCGAATCTAATCAGATTCACGTTACGCGACGTTACAGACGTGAGGATGTGTTAAGCCATagagatcgttcaaatattacgtaaacGGGGAAACGAGGCAGGGTG includes:
- the LOC5566074 gene encoding protein SGT1 homolog; the protein is MSSTVKYDWYQTDTMVTVTVLLKNAAEKNYSVALEQSKVHLKADGIEPIAINLWDAINVEQSSHKASPSKVEIKLAKLIGHRWEALEKQEAVMAPPEATVKKHQHDWDKLSKEIEQQEAEDKPEGEAAVQDLFRKIYADANEDTKKAMMKSFYESGGTVLSTNWSEVGAKTVDVKPPDGCEFKKWN